Proteins from one Mycobacterium sp. EPa45 genomic window:
- a CDS encoding DoxX family protein gives MTAYSVGLLILRVVLGLTMAAHGYNKFFGGGRIKGTAGWFESIGMKPGTFHARIAASTEMAAGIGLAVGLLTPIPAAGFVALMLVAAWTVHRHNGFFIVKEGWEYNLVLASAAVALATTGAGKFSLDYLLFHGTDVSHYLRGWWGLLIALVLGLAGGIGQLAIFYRPPAKA, from the coding sequence ATGACTGCCTACAGTGTCGGACTGCTCATCCTTCGTGTGGTGCTCGGCTTGACCATGGCCGCCCACGGCTACAACAAGTTCTTCGGTGGCGGCCGGATCAAGGGGACCGCCGGTTGGTTCGAAAGCATCGGCATGAAGCCCGGCACCTTCCACGCGCGGATCGCGGCGAGCACCGAGATGGCCGCCGGCATCGGATTGGCGGTGGGTCTGCTGACCCCTATCCCGGCCGCGGGCTTCGTGGCGCTGATGCTCGTCGCGGCCTGGACGGTGCACCGGCACAACGGCTTCTTCATCGTCAAGGAAGGCTGGGAGTACAACCTGGTGCTGGCGTCCGCGGCTGTCGCGCTCGCCACCACCGGTGCCGGCAAGTTCAGCCTGGACTACCTGCTGTTCCATGGCACCGACGTCTCTCACTACCTGCGCGGGTGGTGGGGTCTGCTGATCGCGCTGGTGCTCGGCCTGGCCGGTGGCATCGGGCAGCTGGCGATCTTCTACCGCCCGCCGGCCAAGGCCTGA
- a CDS encoding fasciclin domain-containing protein yields the protein MSTRTKSLGVAAALAAIAVAIPTAVSAYADPTPEPTTPAAPTTTQIPVPSVSQLPDPQGSGCDAYKNRIPAGAGSFTNMGSQNATAAIAANPDLSTFSAAISGGLNPAVNIVSVIDGGPYVVFAPTNDAFAKLDEATLAHLKSDPAALTSTLYYHLVLGYLGPDDLHGKMPTQQGSPVNVTGKGGDIKVNDTAKLVCGYTARGAYIYMIDTVLSPGDAPAPNEATSTTSTTPTTTTSAPAESTSATPTTTKPATA from the coding sequence GTGAGCACTCGTACCAAGTCCCTGGGCGTCGCCGCGGCGCTGGCCGCCATCGCCGTTGCGATCCCGACCGCCGTTTCGGCCTATGCCGATCCGACCCCGGAACCCACCACCCCGGCGGCCCCGACGACGACGCAGATCCCGGTGCCCAGCGTGAGCCAGCTGCCCGATCCGCAGGGCTCCGGCTGCGACGCCTACAAGAACCGCATCCCGGCCGGCGCCGGCTCGTTCACGAACATGGGCTCGCAGAACGCGACCGCGGCCATCGCCGCCAACCCGGATCTGAGCACCTTCAGCGCCGCGATCTCCGGCGGCCTCAACCCTGCCGTCAACATCGTCAGCGTGATCGACGGCGGCCCGTACGTGGTGTTCGCGCCGACCAATGACGCCTTCGCCAAGCTCGACGAGGCCACCCTGGCGCACCTCAAGAGCGATCCGGCCGCGTTGACGTCCACGCTGTACTACCACCTGGTGCTCGGCTATCTCGGCCCCGACGACCTGCACGGCAAGATGCCGACGCAGCAGGGCAGCCCGGTGAACGTGACCGGCAAGGGCGGCGACATCAAGGTCAACGACACCGCAAAGCTGGTGTGCGGCTACACCGCTCGCGGTGCGTACATCTACATGATCGACACGGTGCTCAGCCCGGGCGATGCGCCGGCACCGAACGAGGCGACCAGCACGACGAGCACGACGCCGACCACCACGACGTCAGCCCCGGCCGAGTCGACGTCGGCCACGCCGACGACGACCAAGCCGGCTACGGCCTGA
- a CDS encoding alpha/beta fold hydrolase, whose translation MTEPRWIDVSAPAVQLRALSWGPTEGPIALCLHGFPDTAYGFRKLAPHLVAAGYRVIAPFMRGYVPSSLPADGSQHIGAVMDDALQVLAANNPTGADVVIGHDWGAIAATGLAAMPQSPFVKAVVMSVPPSAALRPGGGRKLAHRGRLLRLLPVQFLRSWYISYFQLPFLPERSSSWIVPLLWRRWSPGYNAAEDLRHVDAAIGSPDRWRAALGTYRATIRNTRPPARYAELQKLWLEPPRLPTLYLHGVDDGCMTPEFTPWVAGVLPPGSDVALVERAGHFLQLEQPDVVGRQIVDFLAATSS comes from the coding sequence ATGACCGAGCCACGCTGGATTGACGTCTCCGCGCCGGCCGTGCAGCTGCGGGCGCTCAGCTGGGGTCCAACCGAGGGTCCAATTGCGTTGTGCCTGCACGGTTTTCCCGATACCGCCTATGGCTTCCGCAAACTCGCACCGCATCTGGTGGCCGCCGGCTATCGCGTCATCGCCCCGTTCATGCGGGGCTACGTGCCCTCGTCGCTTCCCGCCGACGGCAGCCAGCACATTGGCGCCGTGATGGACGATGCGCTGCAGGTGCTGGCTGCGAACAACCCCACCGGCGCCGACGTCGTCATCGGCCACGACTGGGGCGCGATCGCCGCCACCGGTCTCGCCGCGATGCCGCAGAGCCCGTTCGTGAAGGCCGTCGTGATGTCGGTGCCGCCGTCGGCAGCGCTGCGGCCCGGCGGCGGCAGAAAGCTCGCCCATCGGGGCCGGCTACTGCGCCTGCTGCCGGTGCAGTTTCTGCGCAGCTGGTACATCAGCTACTTCCAGCTGCCGTTCCTGCCTGAGCGCTCATCGTCGTGGATCGTTCCGCTGCTGTGGCGCCGTTGGTCACCCGGCTACAACGCCGCCGAGGATCTGCGTCACGTCGACGCCGCCATCGGCTCACCGGACCGCTGGCGCGCGGCGCTGGGCACCTACCGGGCGACCATCCGCAACACCCGTCCGCCGGCCCGCTATGCCGAGCTGCAGAAGTTGTGGCTCGAGCCGCCGCGGCTGCCGACGCTGTATCTGCACGGGGTCGACGACGGTTGTATGACACCGGAATTCACGCCGTGGGTGGCGGGCGTCCTCCCGCCGGGCAGTGACGTGGCGCTCGTCGAGCGCGCCGGACATTTTCTGCAGCTCGAACAGCCCGACGTGGTGGGCCGCCAGATCGTCGACTTCCTGGCCGCTACTTCTTCTTGA
- a CDS encoding DUF3556 domain-containing protein: MGFLKQEVPVIDFETWSKGTRAEKIKPMARHWAEVGFGTPVALHLFYVIKILLYVFVGALFGLATKGIGGLTDIGSWWSEPIVYEKAVLYTMLFEVVGLGCGFGPLNNRFWPPMGSIIYWLRPNTIRLPPWPNLVPLTKGDNRGPIDIALYAALIVMILVALFSDGTGPIPELGTTVGLLPTWQIATVVALLALAGLRDKVIFLAARGEVYGAFAVAFLFSGVDIILAAKLVCMAIWIGAATSKLTRHFPFVISTMMSNSPVVRPRFLKRMFFKKFPEDLRPGPMSHTLAHISTAIEMGIPLALFFSHGGWPTTIAAIVMVCFHLGILSAIPMGVPLEWNVFMIFSVLSLFVAHAQIGITDITSPWPILLFLALATTVFLGNTVPRKVSFLPGMRYYAGNWDTTLWCVKPSAEAKIEQNLVTIANMPAAQLEKFYGSKEAAQIPIFMGYAFRAFNTHGKALFTLAHRAMAGHNEDDYSITDGERICSMAIGWNFGDGHMHNEQLIAAMQKRCQFEPGEVRVVLLDGQPLHRQRQEYRLVDAATGEFETGYVNVADMVNRQPWDDTLPVHVTSGRADRTVG, translated from the coding sequence ATGGGATTTCTGAAGCAGGAAGTGCCCGTCATCGACTTCGAGACGTGGAGCAAGGGCACGCGCGCGGAGAAGATCAAACCGATGGCACGGCACTGGGCCGAGGTCGGCTTCGGCACCCCGGTGGCGCTGCACCTGTTCTACGTCATCAAGATCCTGCTCTACGTCTTCGTCGGCGCGCTGTTCGGGTTGGCCACCAAGGGCATCGGCGGGCTGACCGACATCGGGTCGTGGTGGTCGGAGCCGATCGTCTACGAGAAGGCCGTGCTGTACACGATGCTCTTCGAGGTCGTCGGGCTCGGCTGCGGCTTCGGCCCGCTGAACAACCGGTTCTGGCCGCCGATGGGATCGATCATCTATTGGTTGCGCCCCAACACGATCCGGCTGCCACCTTGGCCCAATCTGGTGCCGCTGACCAAGGGCGACAACCGCGGCCCCATCGACATCGCGCTGTATGCGGCGCTGATCGTGATGATCCTGGTCGCGCTGTTCTCCGATGGCACCGGGCCCATTCCGGAACTCGGCACCACCGTCGGTCTGCTGCCGACCTGGCAGATCGCCACGGTCGTCGCGTTGCTGGCGCTGGCCGGCCTGCGCGACAAGGTGATTTTCCTGGCCGCCCGCGGCGAGGTGTACGGCGCCTTCGCAGTCGCCTTCCTGTTCAGCGGCGTCGACATCATCCTCGCCGCCAAGCTGGTCTGCATGGCGATCTGGATCGGCGCCGCGACCTCGAAGCTCACCCGGCATTTCCCGTTCGTGATCTCCACGATGATGTCCAACAGCCCGGTGGTGCGGCCACGCTTCCTCAAGCGGATGTTCTTCAAGAAGTTCCCCGAGGACCTTCGGCCCGGCCCGATGTCGCACACGCTCGCCCACATCAGCACGGCCATCGAGATGGGCATTCCGTTGGCGCTGTTCTTCTCTCACGGCGGGTGGCCGACCACGATCGCGGCCATCGTAATGGTGTGCTTCCACCTCGGCATCCTGTCGGCGATCCCGATGGGTGTGCCGCTGGAGTGGAACGTGTTCATGATCTTCTCGGTGCTGTCGCTGTTCGTCGCGCACGCTCAGATCGGCATCACCGACATCACCTCGCCGTGGCCGATCCTGCTGTTCCTGGCGCTCGCCACGACCGTCTTCCTCGGAAACACGGTGCCGCGCAAGGTGTCGTTCCTGCCCGGCATGCGCTACTACGCCGGCAACTGGGACACCACACTGTGGTGCGTGAAGCCCTCGGCCGAGGCCAAGATCGAGCAGAACCTGGTGACGATCGCCAACATGCCGGCCGCCCAGCTGGAGAAGTTCTACGGCAGCAAGGAAGCCGCCCAGATACCGATCTTCATGGGATATGCGTTCCGCGCCTTCAACACTCACGGCAAGGCGCTGTTCACGTTGGCCCATCGCGCCATGGCCGGGCACAACGAAGATGATTACTCGATCACCGACGGCGAGCGCATCTGCAGTATGGCGATCGGCTGGAACTTCGGCGACGGCCACATGCACAACGAGCAGCTCATCGCCGCGATGCAGAAGCGCTGCCAGTTCGAACCCGGCGAGGTGCGCGTCGTGCTGCTCGACGGCCAGCCGTTGCACCGGCAGCGGCAGGAGTATCGGCTGGTGGATGCCGCGACTGGCGAATTCGAGACGGGCTACGTCAACGTCGCGGACATGGTGAACCGTCAGCCCTGGGACGACACTCTGCCGGTGCACGTGACATCTGGCAGGGCTGACCGAACGGTTGGTTGA
- a CDS encoding SDR family oxidoreductase, which translates to MLPTPGPDRAALITGASSGIGAEIARVLSARGHHVVLVARRTDQLTTLAEQLEGPSSVVGADLSKPEDRAKLPGRVAELGLDVDILVNNAGLTTTGPVSAADPRAELNVVEVDVAAVVDLCTRFVGAMASRRRGAVLNVASLGAFGPLPGQAVYGAAKAFVLSYTYALREELKPSGVTATTLCPGPVKTGFGAAAGISDEEAEAALPKPLWVSAEDVAKSAVDGLAAGKPVVVPGRLNHAATAVYQLTPKRLLLPLLARSHPSLKKK; encoded by the coding sequence GTGCTGCCGACTCCCGGTCCCGACCGCGCCGCGCTGATCACCGGAGCCTCCTCCGGTATTGGCGCCGAAATCGCCCGAGTGCTCTCCGCACGCGGCCATCACGTGGTGCTGGTGGCCCGCCGCACCGACCAGCTCACCACCCTCGCCGAGCAACTCGAAGGCCCGAGTTCGGTTGTTGGCGCTGATCTTTCGAAGCCAGAGGACCGCGCCAAGCTCCCCGGCCGGGTCGCCGAACTCGGGTTGGACGTCGACATCCTGGTCAACAACGCCGGGCTGACCACCACCGGCCCGGTGAGCGCCGCCGATCCCCGCGCCGAGTTGAACGTGGTCGAGGTCGACGTGGCCGCCGTGGTCGATCTGTGCACCCGATTCGTCGGCGCGATGGCGTCCCGCCGGCGCGGCGCGGTGCTCAACGTCGCCTCATTGGGCGCCTTCGGTCCACTGCCGGGGCAGGCCGTCTACGGCGCGGCCAAGGCATTCGTGCTGTCCTACACCTACGCACTGCGCGAGGAACTCAAACCCAGCGGCGTCACCGCCACCACCCTGTGCCCAGGTCCGGTGAAAACCGGATTCGGCGCGGCCGCCGGAATCTCCGACGAAGAGGCCGAGGCGGCGCTGCCCAAGCCGCTCTGGGTGTCGGCCGAAGACGTCGCGAAGTCGGCCGTGGATGGACTGGCCGCCGGTAAGCCGGTCGTCGTGCCCGGCCGGCTCAATCACGCGGCGACCGCGGTCTATCAACTCACGCCGAAGCGGCTACTACTGCCGTTGCTGGCCCGCAGCCACCCGAGCCTCAAGAAGAAGTAG
- a CDS encoding alpha/beta fold hydrolase → MSSTNSGQTVDFRGINELTLVADEWNRGTEQAADRPTILMLHGGGQNRFSWKNTGQVLADSGFHVVALDARGHGDSDRAPDADYSVDALSADVLLVLEQIGRPVVLIGASMGGLTSILVAEEAGPEVVTKLVLVDVVPRFEKDGSARIRDFMFSNVDGFENLEQAADAIAAYLPHRKRPSNLDGLKKNLRFRDGRWFWHWDPAFLTAPKDDPFGRVERLEQAAIDLTIPILLIRGKLSDVVSAEGVRDFLAKVPRAEFVELSDAGHTAAGDDNDAFSEAVVSFVTR, encoded by the coding sequence GTGAGCAGCACGAACAGCGGTCAGACGGTTGATTTCCGTGGCATCAACGAGCTCACCCTCGTGGCCGACGAGTGGAACCGGGGCACCGAGCAGGCGGCGGATCGCCCGACGATCCTCATGCTGCACGGCGGCGGGCAGAACCGGTTCTCCTGGAAGAACACCGGGCAGGTGCTGGCCGACTCCGGCTTCCACGTGGTCGCTCTCGACGCCCGCGGGCACGGTGACAGTGACCGCGCCCCCGACGCCGACTACAGCGTCGACGCGCTGTCTGCCGACGTGCTGCTGGTACTCGAGCAGATCGGCCGCCCGGTGGTGCTGATCGGGGCGAGCATGGGCGGGCTGACCAGCATCCTGGTGGCCGAGGAAGCCGGCCCCGAGGTGGTGACCAAGCTGGTTCTGGTCGACGTGGTGCCGCGCTTCGAGAAGGACGGCAGCGCCCGCATCCGGGACTTCATGTTCAGCAATGTGGACGGCTTCGAAAACCTCGAGCAGGCGGCCGACGCCATTGCCGCCTACCTGCCGCACCGTAAGCGGCCAAGCAATCTCGACGGCCTCAAGAAGAACCTCCGGTTTCGTGACGGCCGGTGGTTCTGGCATTGGGATCCGGCGTTCCTCACCGCACCGAAAGACGATCCGTTCGGCCGGGTAGAGCGACTCGAGCAGGCGGCCATCGACCTGACCATCCCGATCCTGCTGATCCGCGGCAAGCTGTCCGACGTCGTCAGCGCCGAGGGTGTGCGGGACTTCTTGGCGAAGGTGCCGCGCGCAGAGTTCGTCGAACTCTCCGACGCAGGGCACACCGCCGCCGGCGACGACAACGACGCGTTCAGCGAGGCCGTCGTCTCGTTCGTCACCCGTTAG
- a CDS encoding WS/DGAT domain-containing protein, with the protein MAASRTMTAVDAQMFWMSAVVPSDQLVLYAFDGAPESPEAAIEELRRNAEACDELRMRVVDDSRWRYPRWCRGEVGSDQFVLHETGGVDWQGCLDIASRFRGQPLDLRRMTWRAHIFPRVLGVPGAPGLGSVVVMQSGHAFADGSRGTALGGALLGRRQPVPVPVPARRGFLLARGVAAARAHRQLVRDTEAGLVPVALPGSPLLSINQRPRATPVLRTLVLRRAQLANPTVTIGALVVIAEALGGYLAARGEDTSALAAEVTMAGHQDSGSHNNFRNVGIRLHPQADRTRRAELIAAELAAQRRRGDHPAMRASAAATAAIPAALLRWGVRQFDPTVRSATVTGNTVVSSVNRGPADLSFGGCPVLLAAGWSGLSPMMSLTHGVHGLGDTIALSVHADPDNVDAGDYVDRLRAALSV; encoded by the coding sequence ATGGCTGCCAGCAGAACGATGACCGCGGTTGACGCGCAGATGTTCTGGATGTCGGCCGTGGTCCCCAGTGATCAGCTGGTGTTGTACGCGTTCGACGGTGCGCCCGAATCGCCGGAGGCCGCGATCGAAGAACTGCGCCGCAACGCCGAGGCGTGCGACGAGCTCCGTATGCGGGTGGTCGACGACAGTCGGTGGCGGTACCCGCGCTGGTGTCGGGGCGAGGTCGGATCCGACCAGTTCGTGCTGCACGAGACCGGGGGAGTGGACTGGCAGGGCTGCCTGGACATCGCGTCCAGGTTCCGCGGTCAACCACTCGATCTTCGCCGAATGACTTGGCGTGCACACATTTTCCCACGGGTTCTGGGTGTGCCCGGCGCCCCCGGACTGGGCTCAGTGGTGGTGATGCAGTCCGGCCACGCGTTCGCCGATGGCAGCCGAGGGACCGCGCTGGGCGGGGCGTTGCTCGGCCGGCGGCAGCCGGTGCCGGTGCCGGTTCCCGCCCGACGTGGGTTTCTGCTTGCGCGCGGCGTGGCCGCCGCCCGCGCGCATCGTCAGCTGGTGCGCGACACCGAGGCCGGGTTGGTGCCTGTTGCGCTTCCGGGCAGCCCGCTGCTCAGCATCAACCAGCGCCCCCGCGCGACGCCGGTGCTGCGGACACTGGTGCTGCGGCGGGCCCAGCTCGCCAACCCGACCGTGACGATCGGAGCGCTGGTGGTGATCGCCGAGGCGCTGGGAGGTTATCTCGCGGCGCGTGGTGAGGACACCTCGGCGCTGGCGGCTGAAGTCACCATGGCCGGCCACCAGGATTCAGGCAGCCACAACAACTTTCGCAATGTTGGTATCAGGCTGCATCCGCAAGCGGACCGGACCCGGCGCGCGGAGCTGATCGCCGCCGAATTGGCGGCACAGCGGCGACGCGGGGACCACCCGGCGATGCGGGCTTCGGCGGCCGCGACCGCCGCGATACCCGCTGCGCTGCTGCGGTGGGGTGTGCGGCAATTCGACCCAACCGTCCGGTCCGCGACGGTCACCGGCAACACCGTGGTGTCCAGCGTCAACCGCGGGCCTGCGGATCTCTCCTTCGGCGGATGCCCGGTGCTGCTGGCGGCGGGATGGTCGGGGCTGTCGCCGATGATGAGCCTGACCCACGGAGTGCACGGCCTCGGCGACACCATCGCGCTGAGCGTGCACGCCGATCCGGACAACGTCGACGCCGGCGACTACGTCGACCGCTTGCGCGCCGCGCTGTCGGTCTAA
- a CDS encoding acetyl-CoA C-acyltransferase, with product MAEAVIVEAVRSPVGKRNGGLSGVHPAELSAQVLNGLAERAGIDPEIVDDVIWGCVMQAGEQALDIARTAVLTAGWPESVPGVTVDRQCGSSQQSVHFAAAGVVAGHYDVVVAGGVESMSRTPMGASLANGGNPYSAGFKGRYDRTPNQGIGAEMMATKWGLSRTELDQFSLDSHEKAAAAQDSGAFEDQIVGIKDADGNVVLKDEGIRRGTTLEKMGQLKPAFSEDGVIHAGNSSQISDGSAALLFMSAEKATSLGLKPIARVHTATLAGSDPVMMLSGPIPATQKALAKSGLSLDDIGAFEVNEAFAPVPMAWLKEIGADEKKLNPNGGAIALGHPLGGSGARIMTTLLYHMRDNGIRYGLQTMCEGGGQANATILELL from the coding sequence ATGGCTGAAGCGGTAATTGTCGAAGCTGTACGTTCGCCAGTCGGGAAGCGCAACGGTGGTCTGTCCGGTGTGCACCCGGCCGAGCTGTCGGCCCAGGTACTCAACGGCCTGGCCGAGCGCGCCGGCATCGACCCCGAGATCGTCGACGACGTCATCTGGGGTTGCGTCATGCAGGCCGGTGAGCAGGCCCTCGACATCGCGCGCACCGCGGTGCTGACTGCCGGCTGGCCCGAGTCGGTACCCGGCGTGACCGTGGACCGTCAGTGCGGCTCCAGCCAGCAGTCGGTGCACTTCGCCGCTGCCGGTGTGGTCGCCGGCCACTACGACGTCGTCGTCGCCGGTGGCGTCGAGTCGATGTCGCGCACCCCGATGGGCGCTTCGCTGGCCAACGGCGGCAACCCCTATTCGGCCGGTTTCAAGGGCCGCTACGACCGCACTCCGAACCAGGGCATCGGCGCCGAGATGATGGCGACCAAGTGGGGCCTGAGCCGCACCGAACTCGACCAGTTCTCCCTGGACTCGCACGAAAAGGCGGCTGCCGCACAGGACTCTGGCGCCTTCGAGGACCAGATCGTGGGTATCAAGGACGCTGACGGCAACGTCGTCCTCAAAGACGAGGGCATCCGCCGCGGCACCACGCTGGAGAAGATGGGCCAGCTCAAGCCGGCGTTCTCCGAGGACGGCGTGATCCACGCCGGTAACTCCTCGCAGATCTCCGACGGCTCGGCCGCTCTGCTGTTCATGTCGGCCGAGAAGGCAACGTCTCTGGGGCTCAAGCCGATCGCCCGCGTGCACACCGCGACGCTGGCCGGCTCCGACCCGGTGATGATGTTGAGCGGCCCGATCCCGGCCACCCAGAAGGCACTCGCCAAGTCCGGCCTGAGCCTGGACGACATCGGCGCCTTCGAGGTCAACGAGGCGTTCGCGCCGGTTCCAATGGCCTGGCTCAAAGAGATCGGCGCCGACGAGAAGAAGCTCAACCCCAACGGTGGCGCGATCGCGCTGGGCCACCCGCTCGGCGGCTCGGGCGCCCGCATCATGACCACGCTGCTGTACCACATGCGCGACAACGGAATTCGCTACGGTCTGCAGACAATGTGCGAAGGCGGCGGCCAGGCCAACGCCACCATCCTCGAGCTGCTGTAG
- a CDS encoding crotonase/enoyl-CoA hydratase family protein, translating into MTDVEAPAALGERRGNVLLITINRPDARNAVNGAVSTAVGDLLQQAQDDADVWAVVITGSGDKSFCAGADLKAIYRRENLFHPQHPEWGFAGYVRHFIDKPTIAAVNGIALGGGTELALASDLVVAEESAKFGLPEVKRGLVAAAGGVFRIVEQLPRKVAMQLLFTGEPITATEALTWGLINEVVPDGTVVDAALALAQRITVNAPLAVQASKRVAVGVDDGVITADEAGWTRTAREIGPLMKSEDAKEGPLAFAEKRQPVWKAR; encoded by the coding sequence GTGACCGACGTCGAAGCCCCCGCCGCTCTCGGAGAGCGGCGGGGCAACGTCCTACTCATCACCATCAACCGCCCGGATGCGCGCAACGCCGTCAACGGCGCGGTCAGCACCGCTGTGGGCGATCTGCTCCAGCAGGCTCAGGACGACGCCGACGTCTGGGCAGTGGTGATCACCGGCTCCGGCGACAAGTCGTTCTGCGCCGGCGCCGATCTGAAGGCAATCTATCGGCGGGAGAACCTCTTTCACCCGCAGCACCCGGAGTGGGGTTTCGCCGGCTACGTCCGCCACTTCATCGACAAGCCGACGATTGCCGCTGTCAACGGCATCGCACTCGGCGGCGGCACCGAGCTGGCATTGGCCAGCGATTTGGTGGTCGCCGAGGAGAGCGCCAAGTTCGGGCTGCCAGAAGTCAAGCGCGGCTTGGTCGCCGCAGCCGGTGGCGTATTCCGCATCGTCGAGCAGCTGCCTCGCAAGGTGGCCATGCAGCTGCTGTTCACCGGCGAGCCGATCACCGCGACCGAGGCGCTCACGTGGGGCCTGATCAACGAGGTCGTACCTGACGGCACCGTCGTCGACGCGGCATTGGCTCTGGCGCAACGCATTACCGTCAACGCACCGCTGGCCGTACAGGCCAGCAAGCGCGTCGCGGTCGGTGTGGACGACGGCGTGATCACCGCGGACGAAGCGGGCTGGACCCGCACCGCGCGCGAGATCGGACCGCTGATGAAGTCCGAAGACGCGAAGGAGGGCCCGCTGGCCTTCGCCGAGAAACGCCAACCGGTCTGGAAGGCGCGCTAG
- a CDS encoding VOC family protein, which produces MPTITPSLWFDNDLEEAIRFYTGIFPNSSIEYVNRYTEAGPGAPGEVVSAGFNLDGTRFVGINGGPVFSFTEAVSFLIECADQAEVDYYWDALVAGGQESQCGWLKDRFGLSWQVVPSRLYELLSDPDQARAVAATQAMLGMRKIVIADLEAAVPHP; this is translated from the coding sequence GTGCCCACCATCACCCCGTCGCTGTGGTTCGACAACGACCTGGAGGAAGCGATCCGGTTCTACACCGGCATCTTCCCTAACTCGTCCATCGAGTACGTCAACCGCTACACCGAGGCCGGCCCCGGTGCCCCCGGTGAGGTCGTGTCGGCGGGCTTCAACCTCGACGGCACCCGGTTCGTCGGCATCAACGGCGGACCGGTGTTCTCGTTCACCGAAGCCGTGTCGTTCCTCATCGAGTGTGCTGACCAGGCCGAAGTCGACTACTACTGGGACGCCCTGGTCGCCGGTGGCCAGGAATCGCAGTGCGGCTGGCTCAAGGACCGGTTCGGGCTCAGCTGGCAGGTCGTGCCCAGCCGGCTCTACGAGCTGCTGTCCGACCCCGACCAGGCCCGAGCGGTCGCCGCGACGCAGGCCATGCTCGGAATGCGCAAAATCGTCATCGCCGATCTGGAGGCTGCCGTGCCGCACCCGTGA
- a CDS encoding gamma carbonic anhydrase family protein yields the protein MAEPLIMSVGGHTPELHAESWVAPNAAVIGQVRLASRVSVWYSATLRAEAEWIDVGEGSNIQDGATVHVDPGFPARIGAGVTVGHNAVLHGCTVEDGSLIGMGSIVLNGAVIGAGSIVGAGAVVPQGMIVPPRSLVAGVPAKVRRELSDAELDGNRMNAAVYEHLIDLHRESE from the coding sequence ATGGCCGAACCTCTGATCATGTCCGTTGGCGGGCACACGCCCGAGTTGCACGCCGAGTCCTGGGTCGCGCCCAACGCTGCGGTGATCGGCCAAGTCCGGCTCGCGTCGCGGGTCAGCGTCTGGTACTCGGCGACGCTGCGAGCTGAGGCCGAGTGGATCGACGTCGGCGAGGGCAGCAACATCCAGGACGGCGCCACCGTGCACGTCGACCCCGGTTTCCCGGCGCGGATCGGTGCCGGTGTGACCGTCGGACACAACGCGGTGCTGCACGGCTGCACGGTCGAGGACGGGTCGCTGATCGGGATGGGCTCGATCGTGCTCAACGGCGCGGTGATCGGTGCGGGTTCGATCGTGGGCGCCGGTGCTGTGGTGCCGCAAGGCATGATCGTGCCGCCCCGCTCGCTGGTCGCGGGGGTTCCAGCCAAGGTCCGGCGCGAACTGTCCGATGCCGAATTGGACGGCAATCGCATGAACGCTGCCGTCTACGAACACCTCATCGATCTGCATCGCGAGTCGGAATAG